The following are from one region of the Sandaracinus amylolyticus genome:
- the acs gene encoding acetate--CoA ligase produces MSSIQSVSRESRVFAPQDEFARQARVSSREGYEELYRRSVEDPDAFWLEIATEDFHWFEKPTQGLDWSNPPHAKWFADGTTNLAYNCLDRHLVGSHRNKAAIIFEGEPGDVRVLTYQQLHREVCRFANVLGKLGVQKGDCVAIYMGMVPEAAIAMLACARIGAIHTVIFGGFAAEAVRDRVNDAKAKLIVTQDGAWRRGHVVPLKENVDRAMRETPGVKHTIVLKRTGNEVAMDRGRDLWWHEMVGTVSAQHRAAELPAEHPLFILYTSGTTGKPKGVLHTTGGYMVGAATTSKFVFDLREDDTYWCTADVGWVTGHSYIAYGPLANGATCLMYEGAPNHPDPGRFWEIIERHGVTILYTAPTAIRAFVKWGDQYPMKHDLSSLRLLGTVGEPINPEAWMWYRRVIGNERCPIVDTWWQTETGAMMMTPLPGAISTKPGSCTVPFFGVVPKVLREDGTEAGPNEGGLLVIEKPWPSMMRTVYGDDQRFKDTYWSRFEGKYFTGDGARKDEDGFFWVMGRVDDVVNVAGHRLGTAEVESALVAHKSVAEAAVVGRPDELKGQGLVAFVTLKQGEPPTKALKSALLEHVAQEIGKFARPDEIRFTDGLPKTRSGKIMRRLLKELASGGEVKGDMTTLEDFSVLAKLRSDEE; encoded by the coding sequence ATGAGTTCGATCCAGAGCGTCTCGCGCGAGTCGCGCGTCTTCGCGCCGCAGGACGAGTTCGCGAGGCAGGCGCGCGTGTCGTCGCGCGAGGGATACGAGGAGCTCTATCGCCGCAGCGTCGAAGACCCCGATGCGTTCTGGCTGGAGATCGCGACCGAGGACTTCCACTGGTTCGAGAAGCCGACGCAGGGGCTCGACTGGTCGAACCCGCCGCACGCGAAGTGGTTCGCCGACGGCACCACGAACCTCGCGTACAACTGCCTCGATCGACACCTCGTGGGATCGCACCGCAACAAGGCGGCGATCATCTTCGAGGGCGAGCCCGGCGACGTGCGCGTGCTGACCTATCAGCAGCTGCACCGCGAGGTCTGCCGCTTCGCGAACGTGCTCGGCAAGCTCGGCGTGCAGAAGGGCGACTGCGTCGCGATCTACATGGGCATGGTGCCCGAGGCCGCGATCGCGATGCTCGCGTGCGCGCGCATCGGCGCGATCCACACCGTGATCTTCGGCGGCTTCGCCGCGGAGGCGGTGCGCGATCGCGTGAACGACGCGAAGGCGAAGCTGATCGTCACGCAGGACGGCGCGTGGCGCCGCGGGCACGTCGTGCCGCTCAAGGAGAACGTCGATCGCGCGATGCGCGAGACGCCCGGCGTGAAGCACACGATCGTGCTCAAGCGCACGGGCAACGAGGTCGCGATGGATCGCGGCCGCGATCTCTGGTGGCACGAGATGGTGGGGACGGTGAGCGCGCAGCATCGCGCCGCGGAGCTCCCGGCCGAGCACCCGCTCTTCATCCTCTACACGTCGGGCACCACCGGAAAGCCCAAGGGCGTGCTGCACACGACCGGCGGCTACATGGTCGGCGCGGCGACCACGAGCAAGTTCGTGTTCGACTTGCGCGAAGACGACACGTACTGGTGCACCGCCGACGTCGGCTGGGTCACGGGCCACAGCTACATCGCGTACGGCCCGCTCGCGAACGGCGCGACGTGCCTGATGTACGAGGGCGCGCCGAATCACCCGGATCCCGGGCGTTTCTGGGAGATCATCGAGCGGCACGGAGTGACGATCCTCTACACGGCGCCGACCGCGATCCGCGCGTTCGTGAAGTGGGGCGATCAGTACCCGATGAAGCACGACCTCTCGTCGCTTCGATTGCTCGGCACCGTCGGCGAGCCGATCAACCCCGAGGCCTGGATGTGGTACCGCCGCGTGATCGGGAACGAGCGCTGCCCGATCGTCGACACGTGGTGGCAGACCGAGACCGGCGCGATGATGATGACGCCGCTGCCCGGCGCGATCTCGACGAAGCCCGGCTCGTGCACCGTGCCCTTCTTCGGCGTGGTGCCGAAGGTGCTGCGCGAGGACGGCACCGAGGCGGGCCCGAACGAGGGCGGACTGCTCGTGATCGAGAAGCCGTGGCCCTCGATGATGCGCACCGTCTACGGCGACGATCAGCGCTTCAAGGACACGTACTGGTCGCGCTTCGAGGGCAAGTACTTCACGGGCGACGGCGCGCGGAAGGACGAGGACGGGTTCTTCTGGGTGATGGGGCGCGTCGACGACGTGGTGAACGTCGCAGGGCATCGCCTCGGCACCGCAGAGGTCGAGAGCGCGCTCGTCGCGCACAAGAGCGTCGCCGAGGCCGCGGTGGTGGGGCGTCCCGACGAGCTCAAGGGACAGGGGCTCGTCGCGTTCGTCACGCTCAAGCAGGGCGAGCCGCCGACGAAGGCGCTCAAGAGCGCGCTGCTCGAGCACGTCGCGCAGGAGATCGGCAAGTTCGCGCGGCCCGACGAGATCCGCTTCACCGATGGTCTGCCCAAGACGCGCAGCGGCAAGATCATGCGGCGCCTCTTGAAGGAGCTCGCGTCGGGCGGCGAGGTGAAGGGCGACATGACGACCCTCGAGGACTTCTCGGTGCTCGCGAAGCTGCGCTCCGACGAGGAGTGA
- a CDS encoding SDR family NAD(P)-dependent oxidoreductase translates to MTTRPVCVVIGVGPGIGGALARRFAREGYAVALLARGLEHSRALAGELPGSRAFACDASDGASIASAFAQIRSEMGEPEVLLHNAGSGVFGTFEDVSAEQLEQAWRVNTLGLFHASREVTPAMKARGRGTILVTGATASLRGGARFAAFAQAKAAQRSLAQSMARTLWPSGVHVAVVIVDGMVDLPRTRAMRSDLPQEAFLAPDDVAEAMWTLHRQPRSAWTFELDVRPNVETW, encoded by the coding sequence ATGACGACGAGACCGGTGTGCGTGGTGATCGGCGTGGGCCCGGGGATCGGCGGCGCGCTGGCGCGGCGCTTCGCGCGCGAGGGATACGCCGTCGCGCTGCTCGCGCGCGGGCTCGAGCACTCGCGCGCGCTCGCGGGCGAGCTCCCCGGCTCGCGCGCGTTCGCGTGCGACGCGTCCGACGGAGCGAGCATCGCGAGCGCGTTCGCGCAGATCCGCAGCGAGATGGGCGAGCCCGAGGTGCTCCTCCACAACGCGGGCTCGGGCGTCTTCGGCACGTTCGAGGACGTGAGCGCGGAGCAGCTCGAGCAGGCGTGGAGGGTCAACACGCTCGGGCTCTTCCACGCGTCGCGCGAGGTGACGCCCGCGATGAAGGCGCGTGGTCGCGGCACGATCCTCGTCACCGGCGCGACCGCGTCGTTGCGCGGCGGCGCTCGCTTCGCGGCGTTCGCGCAGGCGAAGGCGGCGCAGCGCAGCCTCGCACAGTCGATGGCGCGAACGCTGTGGCCGAGCGGCGTCCACGTCGCGGTGGTGATCGTCGACGGCATGGTCGATCTGCCGCGCACCCGCGCGATGCGGAGCGACCTGCCGCAGGAGGCGTTCCTCGCGCCCGACGACGTCGCGGAGGCGATGTGGACGCTGCATCGGCAGCCGCGCTCGGCGTGGACCTTCGAGCTCGACGTGAGGCCGAACGTCGAGACCTGGTGA
- a CDS encoding GNAT family N-acetyltransferase: MRSLDLDAAFASFPVLETERLVLRAAMPNDALDLYRILSDPRVTRYFGRPPWTALAQAEERIAVTDAAFRERKGIRWVLSLRGNPRMIGSCGFWRMVPEHLRAEVGYELDPEQWGHGYMPEALRAIVAFGFDVLRLHAVEAHIDPENRNSARVLEKLGFAQEAYFRESYYEAQNDRFTDTAVLTALRTTWRR, encoded by the coding sequence ATGCGCTCCCTCGATCTCGACGCGGCGTTCGCGTCGTTCCCGGTGCTCGAGACCGAACGGCTCGTGCTCCGCGCGGCGATGCCCAACGACGCGCTCGACCTCTATCGCATCCTCTCGGACCCACGCGTCACGCGGTACTTCGGCCGCCCGCCTTGGACGGCGCTCGCGCAGGCGGAAGAGCGCATCGCGGTGACCGACGCCGCGTTCCGCGAGCGCAAGGGCATCCGCTGGGTGCTCTCGCTGCGCGGCAATCCGCGCATGATCGGGAGCTGTGGGTTCTGGCGCATGGTGCCCGAGCACCTGCGCGCCGAGGTCGGCTACGAGCTCGATCCCGAGCAGTGGGGCCACGGCTACATGCCCGAAGCGCTGCGCGCGATCGTGGCATTCGGCTTCGACGTGCTGCGCCTCCACGCGGTCGAGGCGCACATCGATCCGGAGAATCGGAATTCCGCGCGCGTGCTCGAGAAGCTCGGCTTCGCGCAGGAGGCGTACTTCCGAGAGAGCTACTACGAAGCGCAGAACGATCGCTTCACCGACACCGCAGTGCTCACGGCGCTCCGCACCACTTGGCGGCGATGA
- a CDS encoding Gfo/Idh/MocA family protein yields the protein MTESIGVAVVGAGGWGKNHVRNFASQRGASLRWVCDRSEAALAPVTRAWPDVKTTTSIDDVLADEGVRAIVIATDAPTHHDLAKKALERGRDVLVEKPLTLGAATSAELCELAERGERILMVGHLLLYHPAVERLKQIVDSGELGEVLYVTSQRTNLGVVRRDENAWWSLAPHDLSVAAYLLDAEPESVSASGGVFLQKERGIEDVVFATVRYRGGKLAHVHVSWLDPHKTRRLTVVGTKKMAVFDDASPDMKLTLFDKGVEPPPAALTYEQGVRIRTGDIVVPALKMAEPLGRETEAFLDAVRTRVPPLASGRSGHAVVRVLEAGQRSLAEAGRRVDIGL from the coding sequence GTGACGGAATCGATCGGCGTAGCGGTCGTCGGCGCGGGCGGCTGGGGCAAGAACCACGTGCGCAACTTCGCGTCGCAGCGCGGCGCGTCGTTGCGCTGGGTCTGCGATCGCAGCGAGGCCGCGCTCGCCCCGGTCACGCGCGCGTGGCCCGACGTGAAGACCACGACGTCGATCGACGACGTGCTCGCCGACGAGGGCGTGCGCGCGATCGTGATCGCGACCGACGCGCCGACCCACCACGACCTCGCGAAGAAGGCGCTCGAGCGCGGGCGCGACGTGCTCGTCGAGAAGCCGCTCACGCTCGGCGCGGCGACGAGCGCCGAGCTCTGCGAGCTCGCGGAGCGCGGCGAGCGCATCCTGATGGTCGGGCACCTGCTGCTCTATCATCCGGCGGTCGAGCGCTTGAAGCAGATCGTCGACAGCGGCGAGCTCGGCGAGGTCCTCTACGTCACGTCGCAGCGCACGAACCTCGGCGTGGTGCGTCGCGACGAGAACGCGTGGTGGTCGCTCGCGCCGCACGATCTGAGCGTCGCGGCGTACCTGCTCGACGCCGAGCCCGAGAGCGTGAGCGCGAGCGGCGGCGTGTTCCTCCAGAAGGAGCGCGGCATCGAGGACGTCGTGTTCGCGACGGTGCGTTATCGCGGCGGCAAGCTCGCGCACGTGCACGTGAGCTGGCTCGATCCCCACAAGACGCGCCGGCTCACCGTGGTGGGCACCAAGAAGATGGCGGTGTTCGACGACGCGTCGCCCGACATGAAGCTCACGCTCTTCGACAAGGGCGTGGAGCCGCCGCCCGCCGCGCTGACGTACGAGCAGGGCGTCCGCATCCGCACCGGCGACATCGTGGTGCCCGCGCTCAAGATGGCGGAGCCGCTGGGGCGCGAGACCGAGGCGTTCCTCGACGCGGTGCGCACGCGCGTCCCGCCCCTCGCGAGCGGCCGCAGCGGCCACGCGGTGGTGCGCGTGCTCGAGGCCGGTCAGCGATCCCTCGCGGAAGCGGGAAGGCGCGTCGACATCGGGCTCTGA
- a CDS encoding thiolase family protein, with protein sequence MEDALILDGLRTPIGKHRGALASVRPDDLAAHVITQLLARNDVAKRGLEEVIFGATNQAGEDNRNVARMASLLAGLPDEVTGVTVNRLCGSGLEAVIQAARALKVGDADVIVAGGVESMTRAPYAMAKADEAFPRTPPTVYDTSLGWRFQNPKMAERFPLISMGETAENVAADHKISRQDQDAFAVESHRKAARAWEANRFADEIAPVSIPSGKKGAPDTIVDRDEGVRPDSSVEALSKLKPVFKKDGSVTAGNSSPLNDGAAAVLLASSKWAKANGATPLARVVASAVAGVHPNVMGIGPIPATRKVLAKAGLRADQIDLVELNEAFAAQSLACIRELGFDPAKVNVNGGAIALGHPIGCSGARIVVTLAHEMKKRGARYGLATLCIGVGQGLAVVLERA encoded by the coding sequence ATGGAAGACGCACTGATCCTCGATGGGCTGCGCACGCCGATCGGAAAGCACCGCGGAGCGCTCGCGTCCGTGCGGCCCGACGATCTCGCCGCGCACGTGATCACGCAGCTGCTCGCGCGCAACGACGTCGCGAAGCGCGGCCTCGAAGAGGTGATCTTCGGCGCGACGAACCAGGCGGGCGAGGACAACCGCAACGTCGCGCGCATGGCGTCGCTGCTCGCGGGGCTGCCCGACGAGGTCACCGGCGTGACCGTGAACCGCCTCTGCGGCTCGGGGCTCGAGGCGGTGATCCAGGCCGCGCGCGCGCTGAAGGTCGGCGACGCGGACGTGATCGTCGCGGGCGGCGTCGAGTCGATGACGCGCGCGCCGTACGCGATGGCGAAGGCCGACGAGGCGTTCCCGCGCACGCCGCCGACGGTCTACGACACGTCGCTCGGATGGCGCTTCCAGAACCCGAAGATGGCGGAGCGCTTCCCGCTGATCTCGATGGGCGAGACCGCGGAGAACGTCGCGGCCGACCACAAGATCTCGCGCCAGGACCAGGACGCGTTCGCGGTCGAGTCGCACCGCAAGGCGGCGCGCGCGTGGGAGGCGAACCGCTTCGCCGACGAGATCGCGCCGGTGTCGATCCCCTCGGGCAAGAAGGGCGCGCCGGACACGATCGTCGATCGCGACGAGGGCGTGCGGCCCGACTCGAGCGTCGAGGCGCTCTCGAAGCTCAAGCCGGTCTTCAAGAAGGACGGCAGCGTCACCGCGGGCAACTCGTCGCCGCTCAACGACGGCGCGGCCGCGGTGCTGCTCGCGTCGAGCAAGTGGGCGAAGGCGAACGGTGCGACGCCGCTCGCGCGCGTCGTCGCGAGCGCGGTCGCGGGCGTGCACCCGAACGTGATGGGCATCGGCCCGATCCCCGCGACGCGGAAGGTGCTCGCGAAGGCGGGCCTGCGCGCCGATCAGATCGATCTCGTCGAGCTCAACGAGGCGTTCGCGGCGCAGTCGCTCGCGTGCATCCGCGAGCTCGGCTTCGACCCCGCGAAGGTGAACGTGAACGGCGGCGCGATCGCGCTCGGGCATCCGATCGGGTGCAGCGGCGCGCGCATCGTCGTGACGCTCGCGCACGAGATGAAGAAGCGCGGTGCGCGCTACGGGCTCGCGACGCTGTGCATCGGCGTCGGCCAGGGCCTCGCCGTGGTATTGGAGCGCGCGTGA
- a CDS encoding enoyl-CoA hydratase/isomerase family protein has protein sequence MTPMKNGLVRYGRDEHGVARIELTNPPANAYSHEMLRDLDDAILEARFDEKAHVILLTGAGEKFFCAGADIAMLGRVTTRYKYMFCLHANETMLRLEHTPKLVIAAIEGHCVGGGMEIAMSADLRVAARGTGKMGLPEVALGVLPGTGGTQRLSRLVGKARAIELMTEGTLIDFDRAQTLGLVNHVWEKDGFVDRALEYARGFCPPNKASLAVGHIKRAVQTGAEMALEQGLALERELQQRLFESDDAREGIQAYNEKRKPTFAGE, from the coding sequence ATGACTCCGATGAAGAACGGCCTGGTCCGCTACGGGCGCGACGAGCACGGCGTCGCGCGCATCGAGCTCACGAACCCTCCGGCGAACGCGTACTCGCACGAGATGCTGCGCGATCTCGACGACGCGATCCTCGAGGCGCGCTTCGACGAGAAAGCGCACGTCATCCTGCTCACCGGCGCGGGCGAGAAGTTCTTCTGCGCGGGCGCGGACATCGCGATGCTCGGGCGCGTCACCACCCGCTACAAGTACATGTTCTGCCTGCACGCCAACGAGACGATGCTGCGCCTCGAGCACACGCCGAAGCTCGTCATCGCGGCGATCGAAGGGCACTGCGTGGGCGGCGGCATGGAGATCGCGATGAGCGCGGATCTGCGCGTCGCGGCGCGCGGCACCGGCAAGATGGGCCTGCCCGAGGTCGCGCTCGGCGTGCTGCCCGGCACCGGCGGCACCCAGCGCCTGTCGCGCTTGGTCGGCAAGGCGCGCGCGATCGAGCTCATGACCGAGGGCACGCTGATCGACTTCGATCGCGCGCAGACGCTCGGCCTCGTGAACCACGTCTGGGAGAAGGACGGCTTCGTCGATCGCGCGCTCGAGTACGCGCGCGGCTTCTGCCCGCCGAACAAGGCGTCGCTCGCGGTCGGACACATCAAGCGCGCGGTGCAGACCGGCGCGGAGATGGCGCTCGAGCAGGGCCTCGCGCTCGAGCGCGAGCTCCAGCAGCGCCTCTTCGAGAGCGACGACGCGCGCGAGGGCATCCAGGCGTACAACGAGAAGCGCAAGCCGACGTTCGCGGGAGAATGA
- a CDS encoding response regulator, with product MARKSLLLVDADPRSLRVLEVSLRKAGYNLATCEDAPSALETIELAPPDLILTDTRLPGMNGFELVERIHQNSDWASIPIMFLSSDTSVESKVRGLQLGVEDYVTKPIYIKEIVARINLALQRSERESVVARRPSISRTRFTGSLGDMGLVDLLQTIDLSRKSGVLTLVQENESGVRRGTMAFRDGTLIDAELGPLVGERAVYRLLLWNEGDFEVDFRPVKNAQRIDIPTQGLLMEGMRRVDEWGRVCEQVPPLDSVLEVVEAELAQRLAEIPDEINGILRLFDGHRSLVEVVDACADDDLTTLSTISKLYFEGIVQPTGRTRVASDGDGDEEIGGDVGDVHVPRKTDVEGLLSGPDPDAAEVVPAPGTPSVLPARPSSDPDDRADPDAESVDVPARADGSTQGPAADPLETAATEATTNEGTPPAHAALSEASAVPEERVESPAPMESPKGQGDLNHEELAGSRIDREVPVRTETRAAEDDVMAKKKKRNRGQSERPSMAPQKEVSKETSARVEEKVALESQPPAAMKAEGEAAREGSSNVIQFPTQAKRTVTTTQVAVNDEAVAVSTGGGVAMDDEDSESIPPARTSAPSSDTSQLRARDEDEEDEDEGDEDEERASVRPGPGEVAKVSAPKSEAPAAKKSEPAPPPAAAPKKEKRAKKTSMSTSGEIRAVAATGEHAAVAEDFFRKKNEEDAAKAPVVADDDFDDLKGIVTPMPPGAKKWMYATIGVVIAGLALIGGIEMYHAVVIPEEAPLGQGGPLELPGPIATPPAATTPEPTPEAEAAPVAEAAPAAEEAPVAEAAPVAEEAPVAEAAPVAEEAPVAEAAPVAEAAPAVAAVAPAATGETYESVLEQARAARGARATPLYERAIELNPNGSEALAQLSFIMLNRGRMDQARDYAQRASTVDPTSSLAWLVLGAALDSQRDRAGARAAYQSCVDRGQGQYVRECRAMLR from the coding sequence GTGGCCCGGAAGAGCCTCCTCCTCGTCGATGCCGATCCGCGCAGCCTTCGCGTCCTCGAGGTCAGCCTCCGGAAGGCCGGCTACAACCTCGCGACCTGCGAGGACGCTCCGAGCGCGCTCGAGACGATCGAGCTCGCGCCGCCCGATCTGATCCTCACCGACACGCGCCTGCCCGGGATGAACGGGTTCGAGCTCGTCGAGCGGATCCACCAGAACTCCGACTGGGCGTCGATCCCGATCATGTTCCTCTCCTCCGACACGTCGGTGGAGAGCAAGGTCCGCGGCCTCCAGCTGGGCGTCGAGGACTACGTCACGAAGCCCATCTACATCAAAGAGATCGTCGCGCGGATCAACCTCGCGCTGCAGCGCAGCGAGCGCGAATCCGTCGTCGCGCGCCGCCCCTCGATCTCGCGCACGCGCTTCACCGGCTCGCTCGGCGACATGGGCCTCGTCGATCTGCTCCAGACGATCGACCTCAGCCGCAAGTCGGGCGTGCTGACGCTCGTGCAGGAGAACGAGTCCGGCGTGCGCCGCGGCACGATGGCGTTCCGCGACGGCACGCTGATCGACGCGGAGCTCGGGCCACTGGTCGGCGAGCGCGCCGTGTATCGCCTCCTGCTGTGGAACGAGGGCGACTTCGAGGTCGACTTCCGACCGGTGAAGAACGCGCAGCGCATCGACATCCCGACGCAGGGCCTGCTCATGGAGGGCATGCGCCGCGTCGACGAGTGGGGCCGCGTCTGCGAGCAGGTGCCGCCGCTCGACAGCGTGCTCGAGGTCGTCGAGGCCGAGCTCGCGCAGCGCCTCGCGGAGATCCCCGACGAGATCAACGGGATCCTCCGGCTCTTCGACGGACACCGCTCGCTCGTCGAGGTCGTCGACGCGTGCGCCGACGACGACCTCACGACGCTCAGCACGATCTCGAAGCTGTACTTCGAGGGCATCGTGCAGCCCACCGGCCGCACCCGTGTCGCCTCCGATGGAGATGGTGACGAGGAGATCGGTGGCGACGTCGGAGATGTGCACGTCCCGCGCAAGACCGACGTCGAAGGGCTCCTCTCGGGCCCCGATCCCGACGCGGCCGAAGTCGTGCCCGCGCCGGGCACCCCGTCCGTCCTGCCTGCCAGACCCTCGTCGGACCCCGACGATCGTGCAGATCCTGACGCCGAGAGCGTGGATGTGCCTGCACGTGCCGACGGGTCGACCCAAGGTCCGGCCGCAGATCCGCTCGAAACCGCCGCCACCGAGGCCACCACGAACGAGGGCACGCCGCCTGCACATGCGGCGCTCTCCGAGGCCTCGGCGGTCCCCGAAGAACGGGTGGAATCGCCGGCGCCGATGGAATCGCCGAAGGGTCAGGGCGACCTGAACCACGAAGAGCTTGCTGGTTCGCGGATTGACCGCGAAGTGCCTGTCCGAACCGAGACGCGAGCAGCAGAGGACGACGTCATGGCCAAGAAGAAGAAGCGGAACCGCGGGCAGAGCGAGCGGCCGAGCATGGCGCCTCAGAAGGAGGTCTCGAAGGAGACCTCGGCCCGCGTCGAGGAGAAGGTCGCGCTCGAGTCGCAGCCTCCCGCCGCGATGAAGGCCGAAGGCGAGGCCGCGCGCGAGGGCAGCTCGAACGTCATCCAGTTCCCGACGCAGGCCAAGCGCACCGTCACGACCACGCAGGTCGCGGTGAACGACGAGGCCGTCGCGGTCTCGACCGGCGGCGGCGTCGCGATGGACGACGAGGACTCCGAGTCGATCCCGCCCGCACGCACGAGCGCGCCGTCGTCCGACACGTCGCAGCTGCGCGCCCGCGACGAGGACGAAGAGGACGAGGACGAGGGCGACGAGGACGAGGAGCGCGCGAGCGTGCGCCCCGGCCCCGGCGAGGTCGCGAAGGTGAGCGCGCCGAAGAGCGAGGCGCCCGCCGCGAAGAAGAGCGAGCCCGCGCCGCCGCCCGCCGCCGCGCCGAAGAAGGAGAAGCGCGCGAAGAAGACGTCGATGTCGACTTCGGGCGAGATCCGCGCGGTCGCTGCGACCGGCGAGCACGCAGCGGTCGCCGAGGACTTCTTCCGCAAGAAGAACGAAGAAGACGCCGCGAAGGCGCCGGTGGTCGCCGACGACGACTTCGACGATCTCAAGGGGATCGTCACGCCGATGCCCCCCGGCGCGAAGAAGTGGATGTACGCGACGATCGGCGTGGTGATCGCCGGGCTCGCGCTGATCGGCGGCATCGAGATGTACCACGCGGTCGTGATCCCGGAGGAAGCGCCGCTCGGTCAGGGCGGTCCGCTCGAGCTGCCGGGCCCGATCGCGACGCCGCCCGCCGCGACGACGCCCGAGCCGACGCCCGAGGCGGAGGCGGCGCCGGTCGCCGAGGCCGCGCCGGCCGCGGAAGAAGCGCCGGTCGCCGAGGCCGCGCCGGTCGCCGAAGAAGCGCCGGTCGCCGAGGCCGCGCCGGTCGCGGAAGAAGCGCCGGTCGCCGAGGCCGCGCCGGTCGCCGAGGCTGCGCCCGCGGTCGCGGCGGTCGCGCCTGCTGCGACGGGCGAGACCTACGAGTCGGTGCTCGAGCAGGCACGCGCCGCGCGTGGTGCGCGCGCGACGCCGCTCTACGAGCGTGCGATCGAGCTCAACCCGAACGGCAGCGAAGCGCTCGCGCAGCTCTCGTTCATCATGCTCAACCGCGGCCGCATGGATCAGGCGCGCGACTACGCGCAGCGCGCGTCGACGGTCGACCCGACGAGCTCGCTCGCGTGGCTCGTGCTCGGTGCGGCGCTCGACTCGCAGCGCGACCGCGCGGGCGCGCGCGCCGCGTACCAGTCGTGCGTGGATCGCGGCCAGGGCCAGTACGTCCGCGAGTGCCGCGCGATGCTTCGCTGA
- a CDS encoding IPT/TIG domain-containing protein, translating into MVMTRPRHFIFRSIGATQSLLVWVLVGLGGAMTGGCGAEGGELAVLNLEPRAGATQGEQPVRISGSNFRQDIGYTVYFGATRAPQVTIMDDTTLLVATPAHDPGAVDVVVAADDGPAFRIVNGFTYNDQGGNVMEQVGEGVQERPAERF; encoded by the coding sequence ATGGTCATGACGCGTCCTCGGCACTTCATCTTCCGAAGCATCGGAGCCACGCAGTCGCTTCTGGTTTGGGTCCTCGTCGGCCTCGGCGGCGCGATGACGGGCGGCTGTGGAGCGGAAGGCGGCGAGCTGGCCGTGCTGAACCTCGAGCCGCGCGCGGGCGCGACCCAGGGCGAGCAGCCCGTGCGCATCTCCGGCTCGAACTTCCGGCAGGACATCGGCTACACGGTGTACTTCGGCGCCACGCGGGCACCGCAAGTCACCATCATGGACGACACCACGCTCCTCGTGGCCACACCGGCGCACGACCCGGGCGCGGTCGACGTGGTGGTCGCGGCGGACGACGGCCCGGCGTTCCGCATCGTCAACGGGTTCACCTACAACGATCAGGGCGGGAACGTGATGGAGCAGGTCGGCGAGGGCGTGCAGGAGCGCCCGGCCGAGCGCTTCTGA
- a CDS encoding hemerythrin domain-containing protein gives MTDAAPIVKSLLEDHARIDALLSRLANEAQGEVRPKIETTWDALERALLRHLDEEEVYLFPELAKERPEDAARLASDHARFRHALGEIGIALELHAVRSEVIDALARDLRAHAAQEDVALYRWAAASEAPGPRAFVSRMQRRLAA, from the coding sequence ATGACCGACGCCGCACCGATCGTGAAGAGCCTGCTCGAGGACCACGCCCGCATCGACGCGCTGCTCTCGCGCCTCGCCAACGAGGCGCAGGGCGAGGTACGCCCGAAGATCGAGACCACGTGGGACGCGCTCGAGCGCGCGCTGCTGCGCCACCTCGACGAAGAGGAGGTCTATCTCTTCCCGGAGCTCGCGAAGGAGCGGCCCGAAGACGCCGCGCGCCTCGCCTCCGATCACGCGCGCTTCCGCCACGCGCTCGGCGAGATCGGCATCGCGCTCGAGCTGCATGCGGTGCGCAGCGAGGTCATCGACGCGCTCGCTCGAGACCTGCGTGCGCACGCCGCGCAGGAGGACGTCGCGCTCTATCGCTGGGCCGCCGCGTCCGAAGCGCCGGGCCCGCGCGCGTTCGTGTCGCGCATGCAGCGCCGCCTCGCGGCGTGA